One genomic region from Chthonomonas calidirosea T49 encodes:
- a CDS encoding amylo-alpha-1,6-glucosidase — protein sequence MSEGVLGKADIAFDATLLQNEAEAMQREWLVTNGIGGYSSATLANANTRRYHGLLVAALRPPVGRCVLLSKLEETLCVKQGDQEKRFELSTNLYPAVTHPTGYRWLEAWHMLPVPTWTWRVEEGVKIFKQVWMPKGHNAVYVAYCVLEGPKDVEIHLELVPLLAWRDYHSEMAATPSTPLAIWCETNRCLRLRLSQIEGITEAPIPLLLRLCKRDGQPYPAASFSANACWYYRIQHPREQERGFDFCEDLYSPGVFRVPVAVGQTLVVESGVEPLELPTPAESLDELGKEQQLLLTHCLDADPFEARLVLATRDFLVKPPEGRATVVAGYHWFTDWGRDTMISLPGLCLTTGKEAFACSILRSFAQFVDQGMIPNRFPDTGSQPEYNTADASLWFVLAAWRVHKIRKERTFLEELWPALQGVIESYWQGTRYNIHVDARDYLLYAGTEGVALTWMDAKVGNFVVTPRIGKPVEINALWYNALRCVAEMAREIGRAPDAQRYDEEAERVRTSFQSRFVRADGLGLYDVLDTPPNGEPDGTIRPNQVFALSLPFPLFDAAHPTALAILRTVQNKLLTPFGLRTLAPDDPHYTARYEGDVWHRDTAYHQGTAWPWLLGAFAEAVWKMTGNREEARRMLLPLSTQMEVYGVGSLAEIYDGSEPQRPNGCIAQAWSVAEILRVLRQLKVEGEKERF from the coding sequence ATGAGCGAGGGTGTTTTAGGAAAGGCAGATATTGCGTTCGATGCGACACTGCTCCAAAACGAAGCCGAGGCCATGCAGCGCGAGTGGTTGGTAACGAACGGTATTGGAGGGTACAGTTCGGCCACACTGGCAAATGCAAATACGCGCCGGTATCATGGGCTTTTGGTTGCAGCGCTCAGGCCACCGGTTGGAAGATGCGTGCTCCTTTCAAAGCTTGAAGAGACGTTGTGTGTGAAACAGGGAGACCAAGAAAAGCGGTTTGAGCTTTCTACCAACCTCTATCCAGCGGTGACACACCCGACGGGGTATCGGTGGTTAGAGGCATGGCACATGTTGCCCGTGCCCACTTGGACGTGGCGGGTTGAGGAAGGGGTTAAAATCTTTAAACAGGTGTGGATGCCAAAAGGGCACAATGCGGTTTATGTGGCTTATTGCGTTTTAGAGGGACCGAAGGATGTCGAGATACACCTGGAGCTTGTGCCTCTCCTAGCTTGGAGAGACTATCATTCCGAAATGGCTGCCACCCCGTCTACGCCCCTTGCAATTTGGTGTGAAACGAATCGATGCCTACGTTTACGCCTATCGCAGATCGAAGGGATAACGGAGGCACCGATACCGCTTCTCCTGCGCCTTTGCAAAAGAGATGGGCAGCCTTATCCTGCGGCCTCTTTCTCAGCAAACGCCTGTTGGTACTATCGTATTCAACATCCCCGCGAACAAGAGAGAGGGTTCGACTTCTGCGAAGACCTTTATTCTCCGGGTGTCTTCAGAGTGCCCGTTGCCGTAGGACAAACCCTTGTAGTAGAGAGCGGTGTCGAACCACTTGAACTCCCTACTCCGGCGGAAAGTCTCGACGAGCTAGGAAAGGAGCAGCAGCTTTTGCTGACACACTGCCTTGATGCCGACCCTTTCGAAGCCCGTTTAGTGCTTGCAACGCGCGACTTCCTTGTGAAGCCACCGGAAGGGCGTGCGACAGTGGTGGCTGGGTACCACTGGTTTACAGACTGGGGACGGGATACGATGATCTCTCTTCCAGGCCTCTGCTTAACGACTGGAAAGGAGGCGTTTGCATGTTCTATCCTCAGAAGTTTTGCGCAATTTGTAGACCAAGGTATGATCCCAAATCGCTTTCCCGATACAGGTTCACAGCCGGAATATAACACGGCCGACGCCTCCTTGTGGTTTGTCCTAGCCGCTTGGCGCGTCCACAAAATAAGAAAAGAGAGGACGTTTCTTGAGGAGTTGTGGCCGGCACTGCAGGGGGTTATAGAGAGTTATTGGCAGGGTACACGTTACAACATTCATGTAGATGCACGGGACTATCTTCTCTATGCAGGGACAGAGGGGGTGGCGCTGACCTGGATGGACGCCAAAGTGGGCAACTTTGTGGTGACTCCACGTATCGGTAAACCGGTGGAGATCAATGCGCTTTGGTACAATGCGCTTCGATGCGTTGCCGAGATGGCACGCGAGATAGGTAGAGCGCCCGATGCCCAGCGCTATGACGAGGAGGCCGAAAGAGTAAGAACGAGTTTTCAAAGTCGTTTTGTCCGAGCTGATGGGCTGGGGTTGTACGATGTGCTCGATACACCGCCCAATGGAGAGCCAGATGGAACTATTCGTCCTAACCAGGTATTTGCTTTAAGTCTTCCATTTCCATTGTTCGATGCCGCGCATCCCACCGCGCTGGCGATACTACGTACCGTACAGAACAAGTTGCTAACGCCGTTTGGCTTGCGGACACTTGCACCTGACGACCCTCACTATACCGCGCGTTATGAGGGGGACGTGTGGCACAGAGATACGGCCTATCATCAAGGGACAGCTTGGCCTTGGCTGCTGGGGGCTTTTGCCGAGGCGGTATGGAAGATGACTGGCAACAGGGAGGAGGCGCGTAGGATGCTCCTGCCTTTGTCCACACAGATGGAGGTGTACGGGGTGGGATCGTTGGCGGAGATCTATGATGGTAGCGAGCCGCAGCGGCCCAACGGCTGTATTGCGCAGGCATGGAGCGTCGCTGAGATCTTAAGGGTGTTGAGACAGTTGAAGGTCGAGGGTGAAAAGGAACGTTTTTAA
- a CDS encoding NIL domain-containing protein, whose amino-acid sequence MASKRSVRVRLDYPLNRVAEPVVYHLVTEFRLVPNIRRAQIDSRVGGWIALELDGSEEDLEAAMNYLNDLGITVTPIDETEDWNV is encoded by the coding sequence ATGGCATCGAAGCGTTCAGTGCGTGTGCGGTTGGACTATCCGTTGAATCGAGTGGCCGAACCGGTGGTCTATCATCTCGTTACCGAGTTTCGATTGGTCCCTAACATACGTCGTGCTCAGATAGATAGTCGTGTGGGCGGCTGGATCGCTCTAGAGTTAGACGGTTCAGAGGAGGATTTAGAAGCGGCTATGAACTATCTAAACGATCTAGGCATTACTGTGACACCTATTGACGAGACCGAGGATTGGAATGTCTAG
- a CDS encoding alpha/beta hydrolase yields MKKSVLSYILLGLMAVLLEGLLSTAYADDLTPLILKQRLADHPTGAMADQLADQVRSWFGRTEIKDGAPPRVDGLTTAWAIEAPDATMPPKVLSDTGQYTIPLQRIGQTPVYVAVVDLPNGAGMIWTYEVNGRRARSGNLEVYAREPETNYDTHVAHGKLIQMPDWHSNIFAGTVRSWWIYVPAEYTPEHPACVMVFQDGGYYKNFVPTVFDNLIGKREMPVTVGIFIDPGHFPDNRRSPGEERSFEYDTLSDQYARFLLEEILPAAERVVKLREDAASRAVAGISSGGICAFTVAWSRPDQFSKVMSWVGSFTDLAAGKTLVEGGHNYPFLIRRLPPKPIRVFLQDGSHDLDNIAGNWPLCNQQMARALAFKGYDYKFVFGEGFHSGAQGEAILPSTLRWLWRDYPMTP; encoded by the coding sequence GTGAAGAAAAGCGTCTTGAGTTACATCCTATTAGGTTTGATGGCCGTTCTTCTTGAAGGCCTTCTATCTACGGCCTATGCCGATGATCTCACCCCCCTCATCTTAAAGCAACGCCTCGCAGACCATCCAACAGGTGCGATGGCGGATCAACTGGCCGACCAAGTGCGAAGCTGGTTTGGCCGAACGGAAATAAAGGATGGTGCTCCTCCACGAGTAGACGGTTTGACGACTGCTTGGGCTATAGAGGCTCCCGATGCCACCATGCCTCCAAAGGTGCTTTCGGATACCGGGCAGTACACCATTCCCTTACAACGCATTGGACAGACTCCCGTCTACGTGGCGGTTGTAGATTTGCCAAACGGGGCTGGAATGATCTGGACTTACGAAGTGAATGGACGCCGTGCACGATCCGGAAATTTAGAGGTCTATGCAAGAGAACCAGAGACAAACTACGATACCCACGTTGCTCATGGTAAGTTGATTCAAATGCCGGATTGGCATAGCAACATCTTCGCGGGCACGGTGCGAAGCTGGTGGATCTATGTACCGGCCGAATACACACCGGAGCACCCTGCCTGTGTTATGGTCTTTCAGGATGGGGGCTACTACAAGAATTTTGTTCCCACAGTTTTTGACAATCTCATTGGCAAGCGGGAGATGCCGGTAACGGTGGGCATTTTCATTGATCCAGGTCACTTTCCCGATAACCGTAGGAGCCCTGGTGAGGAACGTAGTTTCGAGTATGACACGTTGTCCGATCAGTACGCGCGTTTCTTGCTAGAGGAGATACTGCCCGCAGCCGAGAGAGTTGTGAAGCTGCGTGAAGATGCGGCAAGCAGGGCCGTTGCCGGTATTAGTAGTGGGGGCATTTGCGCCTTCACCGTGGCGTGGAGCCGCCCCGATCAGTTCAGTAAGGTGATGTCATGGGTCGGTAGTTTCACCGATCTTGCAGCTGGTAAAACACTTGTAGAGGGCGGGCATAACTATCCTTTCTTAATTCGACGACTTCCGCCCAAGCCCATTCGAGTGTTTTTGCAGGATGGCTCACATGACCTCGACAACATTGCGGGCAATTGGCCGTTATGCAACCAGCAGATGGCAAGGGCTCTCGCATTTAAGGGTTACGACTATAAGTTTGTGTTTGGAGAAGGGTTTCATAGTGGCGCCCAGGGCGAGGCGATTTTGCCGAGCACTCTTCGCTGGCTATGGCGCGACTACCCGATGACCCCATAA
- a CDS encoding isocitrate/isopropylmalate dehydrogenase family protein yields MAYNVTLIRGDGTGPELVEAARRVLEATGVPFNWDIQDAGIDVMEKEGTPLPPAVLESIRRNKVALKGPITTPIGTGFRSVNVTLRKELDLYACLRPCKYYPGIRSKYTDVDLVVVRENTEDLYAGVEYDVGTPEARQIIEMAGPGKIREDAAISIKPISISGSRRIIKFAFEYARAYKRKKVSAVAKANIMKYTDGLFFRVGQEVAKEYPDIEYQEVLVDNMCMQLVQKPELYDVLVLPNLYGDILSDLCAGLVGGLGVAPGANIGDEIALFEPTHGSAPKYKGLNKVNPTALILSGMMMLRHLKEYEAADRLERAVAAVIAEGKYVTYDMKPDRNDPTAVGTSEMADAIIRKLEEMH; encoded by the coding sequence TTGGCTTACAATGTAACGCTCATTCGTGGAGACGGAACCGGCCCCGAATTGGTGGAGGCCGCTCGGCGCGTACTGGAGGCAACTGGAGTTCCATTTAACTGGGATATCCAGGATGCCGGCATAGATGTCATGGAGAAAGAGGGAACGCCCCTTCCTCCAGCAGTGCTCGAATCGATTCGGCGCAATAAGGTCGCCCTTAAAGGGCCCATTACCACGCCAATTGGCACCGGTTTTCGCTCGGTGAATGTGACCTTGCGGAAGGAGCTCGATCTGTATGCCTGCTTGCGTCCCTGCAAGTATTACCCTGGCATAAGATCGAAATATACCGATGTAGATTTAGTGGTGGTACGTGAGAACACCGAGGATCTATATGCGGGGGTGGAGTACGATGTTGGGACGCCGGAGGCAAGACAGATTATTGAGATGGCCGGTCCTGGCAAGATTCGAGAAGATGCAGCGATTTCGATCAAACCCATCTCGATCTCCGGCTCACGTCGGATCATCAAGTTTGCCTTCGAATATGCGAGAGCTTACAAGCGGAAAAAAGTGAGCGCGGTAGCCAAGGCCAATATTATGAAATACACCGATGGTCTCTTCTTCCGCGTGGGGCAAGAAGTTGCCAAGGAGTATCCGGACATTGAGTACCAGGAGGTGTTAGTGGACAACATGTGTATGCAGCTCGTGCAAAAGCCGGAGCTGTATGATGTGTTGGTGCTGCCCAACCTCTACGGCGATATTCTGTCTGACCTCTGTGCTGGCCTGGTGGGAGGTTTAGGGGTAGCCCCTGGAGCCAACATTGGCGATGAGATCGCGCTCTTTGAGCCCACTCACGGCTCGGCCCCTAAATATAAGGGACTCAACAAGGTGAATCCCACTGCGCTCATTCTCTCCGGTATGATGATGCTTCGCCACTTAAAGGAGTACGAGGCGGCAGACCGTCTAGAGCGAGCTGTGGCTGCCGTGATCGCCGAAGGAAAGTACGTGACTTACGACATGAAACCCGATCGGAACGACCCAACCGCTGTAGGCACCTCTGAGATGGCCGACGCCATTATCCGTAAGCTAGAGGAGATGCATTAG
- the mdh gene encoding malate dehydrogenase, which yields MRRKVTIVGAGQTGATLAHWLALRGDVDIVLYDIVEGMPQGKALDLQEAMPIIGSDARIVGTNGWEETANSDIVVITSGLPRKPGMSRDDLLKVNAEIVGSCTKEVTTRSPNSILILLTNPLDAMCHVALHVSGFEPRRVFGQAGILDTARFRTFLALEANASVTDVNAYVLGGHGDDMVPLLGSTNIGGVPVEKLIPAERLAAIVERTRKGGGEIVSLLKTGSAYYAPSAALAQMIDAVLNDRKRILPCSVYTGKNGGGYGIDDLYLGLPAVIGASGVEKIVSVELTPAEREALHRSAESVRNLVEALKGFDPPLLPRN from the coding sequence ATGCGACGCAAGGTAACGATTGTGGGAGCGGGGCAAACCGGTGCCACCCTTGCACACTGGTTGGCTCTTCGGGGCGACGTGGATATCGTGCTCTACGACATTGTGGAGGGCATGCCCCAAGGCAAAGCGTTGGATTTGCAAGAGGCGATGCCGATTATTGGTTCGGATGCACGCATTGTAGGCACGAACGGCTGGGAGGAGACGGCCAATAGTGATATCGTGGTGATTACAAGTGGCCTGCCGCGCAAGCCCGGAATGAGCAGAGACGACCTGTTAAAAGTGAACGCTGAGATCGTGGGCAGCTGCACCAAGGAGGTTACAACACGCTCCCCTAACAGCATTCTCATTTTGCTCACCAATCCGCTGGACGCTATGTGTCATGTGGCATTGCATGTCAGCGGTTTTGAGCCACGGCGTGTGTTCGGGCAGGCGGGTATCCTCGACACTGCCCGTTTTCGAACGTTCCTCGCTTTAGAGGCAAATGCAAGCGTGACAGATGTGAATGCCTATGTGCTTGGCGGTCATGGGGACGATATGGTTCCCCTGCTAGGAAGCACCAATATCGGTGGGGTCCCTGTCGAAAAGCTCATCCCTGCGGAACGTTTGGCGGCCATTGTAGAGCGTACTCGTAAGGGCGGAGGGGAGATCGTATCGTTGCTCAAGACCGGAAGCGCCTACTATGCACCTTCTGCGGCGTTAGCACAGATGATAGATGCCGTTCTAAACGATAGAAAGCGTATTTTGCCTTGTTCGGTCTACACGGGCAAAAACGGTGGGGGGTACGGCATAGATGATCTTTATCTAGGGTTGCCGGCAGTTATCGGTGCTTCCGGCGTAGAAAAGATCGTTTCTGTGGAGTTGACCCCCGCAGAACGAGAAGCTCTTCATCGATCTGCTGAATCGGTGCGGAATCTAGTCGAAGCACTGAAAGGGTTTGATCCGCCTTTGCTGCCTCGCAATTGA
- a CDS encoding PQQ-binding-like beta-propeller repeat protein: MRFRGMDVSLGALFVAVVFALLPGRALSQGLEKRDFVFLDITDTHQTAEGSTKALRDLVSQAIAMSPRPAFVIDTGDITESGRPEEYAAFKVAIAPLADAGIRFYAVPGNHDVRWCPLGKEGFEQQFGKLYQSFDYEGVHFILLDTTVLLEHWGHFDQSELDWLARDLKHVRPETPIFVFMHHWIGRDAPDVRMVDNEYDLIHLLNGHNVVAIFTGHGHQNLEWKTNGIETLMVGALYNGGPFCRVHVRSDLVTLERGSSEKPGTFVTIASLPINPPRPSQLRAGWDDPDVPYLARRRIAALLDPRSPEDDPSKESAEYRIDSGPYRPMEKDSRDIWHVVFPTAPIPVGVHSSDVRLTTSNKVTYSDELIFEVERDDAREPSREWAINLGDAIQSSPLLYGDTLFVSSLDHKVYALNAKTGKIRWSFATKGAVLSSPVISDGILYIGSTDHYFYALDAHTGKLLWHFDSGDPIFSTAGITSGVVCFGGNKKIFGLNARTGKLLWTTPANGFFQSRVAADDTTFYMGDWANTFYAIDAKTGTPRWEDHVGRLFYFSPAISAPALGDGKVYVCSDDGVLHAFDTSSGKEVWEVHAPNGDDVFGYSSPTVLGVTIFVAGLGPKGNVYALSTANGQPIWVSAIGQTIYDSSPSLAPDGHSLAIMGVRGHVAVLDASDGKPLWSYELGPGNIFSTPAYDGKTVYTTTMADDVQAIAAPSVMK; encoded by the coding sequence ATGCGTTTTCGAGGGATGGATGTGTCTCTAGGGGCGCTCTTTGTTGCGGTGGTTTTCGCTTTGCTCCCCGGCCGAGCCCTATCACAGGGGCTGGAGAAGCGCGATTTTGTGTTTCTTGATATTACCGATACGCATCAAACCGCTGAGGGAAGTACAAAAGCACTTCGTGACCTAGTATCTCAGGCGATTGCCATGTCTCCCCGTCCGGCATTTGTCATTGACACCGGTGACATCACCGAGTCGGGGCGCCCAGAAGAGTATGCGGCTTTCAAGGTGGCGATCGCCCCTCTTGCGGATGCAGGTATCCGATTCTACGCTGTGCCAGGCAATCACGATGTGCGTTGGTGCCCGCTTGGCAAGGAAGGATTCGAGCAGCAGTTTGGTAAGCTGTACCAGTCATTTGATTACGAGGGAGTGCACTTCATTTTGCTCGATACAACGGTGCTTTTGGAGCATTGGGGGCATTTTGATCAGAGTGAATTAGATTGGCTTGCCCGCGATCTAAAGCATGTTCGGCCTGAAACCCCCATTTTTGTTTTCATGCACCATTGGATCGGTCGAGACGCGCCCGATGTACGCATGGTTGACAATGAGTACGACCTAATTCATCTCTTGAACGGCCATAATGTCGTGGCAATTTTCACAGGGCACGGCCACCAGAATCTCGAGTGGAAGACCAACGGTATTGAGACCCTCATGGTGGGGGCGCTTTATAACGGCGGGCCTTTTTGTAGGGTACATGTACGCTCTGACTTGGTGACGTTAGAGAGAGGTTCTTCGGAAAAGCCAGGCACTTTTGTGACTATTGCTTCATTGCCAATCAACCCCCCACGTCCTTCCCAGTTGCGTGCTGGATGGGACGATCCGGATGTCCCTTATCTCGCACGGCGCAGAATCGCCGCGTTGCTCGACCCACGCTCACCAGAGGACGACCCTTCGAAAGAGAGCGCCGAATATCGTATTGATAGCGGCCCGTATCGGCCTATGGAGAAGGATTCACGGGACATATGGCATGTGGTATTTCCTACAGCGCCAATACCGGTGGGGGTGCATTCGAGCGATGTGCGCTTAACGACGAGCAACAAGGTGACTTACAGCGACGAGTTGATTTTCGAAGTTGAGCGTGACGATGCTCGAGAGCCTTCACGGGAGTGGGCTATCAATTTAGGAGACGCCATACAGTCTTCTCCATTGCTGTATGGAGATACTCTTTTCGTCTCCTCTTTAGATCATAAAGTCTATGCGCTAAATGCCAAGACGGGCAAGATACGATGGTCTTTTGCTACAAAAGGTGCCGTACTAAGCTCTCCAGTGATCTCCGACGGTATCCTTTATATAGGATCGACCGATCACTACTTTTACGCTTTAGATGCGCACACGGGGAAGCTTTTATGGCACTTTGATTCGGGGGATCCCATTTTCTCTACGGCGGGAATTACTAGTGGGGTGGTTTGCTTTGGTGGGAATAAGAAGATCTTTGGGCTTAATGCAAGAACGGGGAAGCTGTTGTGGACGACTCCAGCGAATGGGTTCTTTCAGTCTCGGGTAGCTGCTGATGATACGACCTTCTACATGGGCGATTGGGCGAACACCTTTTATGCGATTGACGCAAAAACGGGCACACCTCGTTGGGAAGACCATGTAGGACGGCTATTTTACTTTTCCCCCGCTATCTCCGCGCCAGCTTTGGGTGATGGTAAGGTCTACGTGTGTTCCGATGACGGTGTGCTTCATGCTTTTGATACGTCGTCGGGGAAGGAAGTATGGGAAGTGCATGCCCCTAATGGAGACGATGTCTTCGGTTACTCTTCACCAACCGTTCTTGGAGTAACCATCTTTGTGGCAGGTCTAGGTCCGAAAGGCAATGTATATGCCTTAAGTACGGCCAATGGGCAGCCTATCTGGGTATCGGCTATTGGACAGACCATTTACGATTCCTCTCCGTCTTTGGCCCCCGATGGCCATTCGTTGGCCATTATGGGGGTACGAGGACATGTGGCTGTGCTTGACGCGAGCGATGGAAAACCTCTGTGGAGTTATGAGCTAGGCCCAGGCAATATTTTCTCGACACCTGCCTACGATGGAAAAACAGTGTATACAACTACGATGGCCGATGATGTTCAGGCTATCGCCGCGCCTAGCGTTATGAAATGA
- a CDS encoding cation:proton antiporter → MTEVLLEKLALIILLGTLAQWAAWKLRLPSILLLLLTGIVAGPVMGVIRPERILGNLLLPFVSSAVAIVLFEGGLSLKYDEVRQHGWVVASLVSVGVLTSWLLGVWGAHYLAGMGWPIAVLTGAILVVTGPTVIGPLLQLLRPKGPVGAILKWESIIIDPIGAALALLAFEVVFGVDIHRPELFVLKSTLITIFYGGCIGIGAALLLVVALQCYWIPDQLQSPFTLALVLTINALAEHLQPESGLLAVVILGIALANQQAVNVEHIVEFKETLRTLLLGMLFIVLAARLRPGEMFSHFAQDMLYTLFVLFVIRPIVVLLCTFRSPLRWAERLFLMWTAPRGIVAASVSSVFALKLASVGHFEAERLVPTVFWVILCSVALAGFTSRPVAIRLGIAQKEAQGILFLGAGLAVREMAKALKAEGLPLLLVDTNPANVLSARMEDLPALRANVLSGMVRETLDLDGIGRLLACTPNHEVNTLAVLRFRGIFGRAEVYLLPPEGLTKVGHEEGGVHPYGRYLFRAELTSAQLEELFMRGATIKRTTFIAQFTYSDYLRHYGENAIPLFLIGDNRRVLISAENPLPPPKEGNVLISLIRPEADGVQAHQEATAASHRAV, encoded by the coding sequence ATGACCGAGGTTTTACTGGAAAAGCTCGCGCTGATCATTCTGTTGGGTACGCTTGCTCAATGGGCTGCCTGGAAACTGCGCCTACCCTCTATTTTGTTGCTCCTGCTTACAGGCATTGTGGCTGGGCCGGTGATGGGGGTGATCCGCCCGGAGCGCATTTTGGGCAATCTTTTGTTGCCTTTTGTCTCCTCCGCTGTTGCCATCGTGCTCTTTGAGGGAGGATTAAGCCTAAAATACGATGAGGTTCGGCAGCATGGTTGGGTTGTGGCAAGTTTGGTGAGCGTAGGAGTGTTAACAAGTTGGCTTTTAGGTGTGTGGGGTGCTCACTATCTCGCTGGGATGGGTTGGCCTATTGCCGTGCTAACGGGCGCGATTTTAGTGGTTACCGGCCCCACAGTGATCGGGCCTCTGCTGCAGTTGTTACGTCCTAAGGGGCCTGTTGGGGCGATTTTGAAATGGGAGAGCATCATCATAGATCCGATTGGCGCTGCACTGGCACTTTTGGCGTTTGAGGTTGTTTTTGGGGTAGATATCCATCGGCCTGAGCTTTTTGTGCTAAAAAGTACACTTATCACGATATTTTATGGAGGTTGTATCGGGATAGGGGCGGCTCTCTTATTGGTTGTCGCTCTACAATGTTACTGGATTCCCGATCAACTACAGAGTCCCTTCACGCTTGCACTGGTGTTAACGATAAACGCTTTAGCAGAGCATCTTCAACCCGAATCAGGGTTGCTGGCTGTTGTCATTCTGGGTATTGCGCTGGCGAATCAACAGGCGGTCAATGTCGAGCATATTGTGGAGTTCAAGGAGACCTTGCGCACCTTATTACTAGGTATGTTGTTTATTGTGCTTGCTGCGCGGCTTAGGCCTGGTGAGATGTTCAGCCATTTTGCACAGGATATGTTGTACACGTTGTTTGTACTTTTTGTGATACGCCCTATTGTGGTACTGCTCTGCACCTTCCGCTCCCCTTTGCGCTGGGCAGAGCGATTGTTTTTAATGTGGACAGCGCCTCGAGGAATCGTGGCAGCATCGGTCTCATCGGTATTTGCTTTAAAGTTAGCAAGCGTAGGGCATTTTGAGGCCGAGCGGTTGGTACCCACCGTATTTTGGGTGATTCTATGTTCTGTTGCGTTAGCAGGTTTCACTTCGCGGCCGGTGGCGATACGGCTAGGTATAGCGCAGAAAGAAGCACAAGGTATTCTCTTTTTGGGTGCTGGCTTGGCTGTGCGTGAGATGGCAAAGGCGTTGAAGGCGGAGGGTTTGCCGCTACTTTTGGTAGATACCAACCCAGCCAATGTGTTGAGCGCCCGCATGGAGGATTTGCCAGCGTTAAGAGCTAATGTGCTCTCTGGAATGGTGCGAGAGACCCTTGATCTTGATGGCATTGGGCGGCTCCTGGCATGTACTCCAAACCACGAAGTGAACACGCTGGCCGTACTGAGATTTAGAGGAATTTTTGGTCGTGCCGAGGTCTATCTGCTGCCCCCTGAGGGATTGACGAAAGTTGGTCATGAAGAAGGAGGGGTACATCCATATGGGCGTTATCTGTTCCGTGCAGAGCTGACGAGTGCACAGCTCGAAGAGCTTTTCATGCGCGGGGCCACGATTAAACGGACAACCTTCATCGCGCAGTTTACCTATTCCGACTATTTGCGGCACTACGGGGAGAACGCTATCCCTCTATTTCTTATTGGGGATAATCGTCGCGTGCTGATCTCTGCTGAAAATCCATTGCCCCCACCGAAGGAGGGGAATGTGTTAATTAGCTTGATTCGACCAGAAGCAGATGGGGTACAGGCCCATCAAGAGGCTACCGCGGCGAGCCATAGAGCTGTTTAG